Proteins co-encoded in one Helicoverpa zea isolate HzStark_Cry1AcR chromosome 30, ilHelZeax1.1, whole genome shotgun sequence genomic window:
- the LOC124644510 gene encoding ubiquitin-related modifier 1 homolog isoform X3 gives MAGPLNLHLHFGGGAELLFDKIKKREIELPALKKYLPDSSNDKWTIRELLLWIKDNLLREREELFLQGDSVRPGILVLINDADWELYGELEYELQNNDTIMFISTLHGG, from the exons atggcaggGCCACTAAACCTCCACCTACATTTCGGCGGTGGAGCTGAACTACTATTTGATAAGATTAAGAAGAGGGAAATAGAGTTGCCAGCActaaaaaagtatttaccaGATAGTAGTAATGATAAGTGGACTATAAGAGAGCTGTTGTTATGGATAAAAGATAACTTGTTGAGAGAGAGGGAAGAGCTGTTTTTACAG GGTGACTCAGTCCGGCCCGGCATACTAGTCTTAATCAACGATGCAGACTGGGAGTTATACGGAGAGCTAGAATATGAGCTGCAGAACAATGATACGATCATGTTCATATCTACTTTACATGGCGGTTAA
- the LOC124644510 gene encoding ubiquitin-related modifier 1 homolog isoform X1, which produces MTLTMTANYNLKQKEAGIIRVYFVNKLTNILRIITHKKKMAGPLNLHLHFGGGAELLFDKIKKREIELPALKKYLPDSSNDKWTIRELLLWIKDNLLREREELFLQGDSVRPGILVLINDADWELYGELEYELQNNDTIMFISTLHGG; this is translated from the exons ATGACATTGACAATGACAGCAAATTATAACCTCAAACAAAAAGAAGCAGGTATTAttcgtgtttattttgtaaataaactaactaacattttaagaataataa cccacaaaaaaaaaatggcaggGCCACTAAACCTCCACCTACATTTCGGCGGTGGAGCTGAACTACTATTTGATAAGATTAAGAAGAGGGAAATAGAGTTGCCAGCActaaaaaagtatttaccaGATAGTAGTAATGATAAGTGGACTATAAGAGAGCTGTTGTTATGGATAAAAGATAACTTGTTGAGAGAGAGGGAAGAGCTGTTTTTACAG GGTGACTCAGTCCGGCCCGGCATACTAGTCTTAATCAACGATGCAGACTGGGAGTTATACGGAGAGCTAGAATATGAGCTGCAGAACAATGATACGATCATGTTCATATCTACTTTACATGGCGGTTAA
- the LOC124644510 gene encoding ubiquitin-related modifier 1 homolog isoform X2 yields the protein MTLTMTANYNLKQKEAAHKKKMAGPLNLHLHFGGGAELLFDKIKKREIELPALKKYLPDSSNDKWTIRELLLWIKDNLLREREELFLQGDSVRPGILVLINDADWELYGELEYELQNNDTIMFISTLHGG from the exons ATGACATTGACAATGACAGCAAATTATAACCTCAAACAAAAAGAAGCAG cccacaaaaaaaaaatggcaggGCCACTAAACCTCCACCTACATTTCGGCGGTGGAGCTGAACTACTATTTGATAAGATTAAGAAGAGGGAAATAGAGTTGCCAGCActaaaaaagtatttaccaGATAGTAGTAATGATAAGTGGACTATAAGAGAGCTGTTGTTATGGATAAAAGATAACTTGTTGAGAGAGAGGGAAGAGCTGTTTTTACAG GGTGACTCAGTCCGGCCCGGCATACTAGTCTTAATCAACGATGCAGACTGGGAGTTATACGGAGAGCTAGAATATGAGCTGCAGAACAATGATACGATCATGTTCATATCTACTTTACATGGCGGTTAA
- the LOC124644574 gene encoding ran GTPase-activating protein 1, with amino-acid sequence MSNFDLNSINSALSDSGRPISGVDFSGKSLKLDTANDAQPIVDAINACPDLQYLTLTGNTLGVPAAEAISKALEHHPELKIARLSDMFTGRMKTEIPPALAALGDGMITAGARLSVLDLSDNAFGPIGVEGLAKLLQSDVCSELEELRLNNNGLGITGGRLLAKALASRPRRLKIFIAGRNRLENDGATALAKVFQNMGTLEELAMPQNGIYHVGVAALSDAFRHNPNLARLNLNDNTVAARGAQAIAAALPKLKNLKCINFGDCLLKSKGALALAKAFKENSLLLESLDLSHNEIGREACMEIVDAVTALPDSADRLSRVVLAGNSLGGANNKKIMRDKLGASAELSDGEGSDDEYVTDSEEENSNSEEEEDDESQNSEDSATEDAQHDTLTNFADTIALDTSGVQEIETDVGRFLAQPTLENLEKLGPNAADVIDVHLQSIKEPAAMIQAYVDATFCVAGLSENATASQIAEQLFPILISRATRAPASAWLLANSFLTALALIKSEEKPQRLKWSLPPCYRFVSRQLLSPHVPPALRDTLRFFAHSKRGAAPLADMLCQ; translated from the exons ATGTCGAATTTCGATTTAAATTCGATCAATTCAGCGCTGTCTGATTCCGGCAGGCCGATTAGTGGCGTGGATTTTTCTGGAAAATCCTTAAAATTGGACACTGCTAACGATG CACAACCCATCGTGGATGCCATCAATGCGTGCCCCGACCTTCAGTACCTCACGCTCACGGGCAATACCCTCGGCGTGCCGGCAGCCGAGGCTATATCCAAAGCGTTGGAGCATCATCCTGAGCTGAAGATAGCCAGGCTGTCTGACATGTTCACCGGCAGGATGAAGACTGAGATACCACCAGCTTTG GCGGCCCTCGGAGATGGTATGATAACAGCCGGAGCCCGGCTCAGTGTGCTAGATCTGAGCGACAATGCGTTCGGGCCCATTGGTGTGGAGGGACTTGCTAAATTGCTGCAAAGTGATGTCTGCAGTGAATTGGAG GAACTCAGACTAAACAACAACGGTCTAGGCATAACCGGGGGCCGTCTGCTAGCTAAAGCGCTCGCCTCACGTCCTCGTAGACTCAAGATATTCATAGCTGGTCGGAACAGGCTGGAGAATGATGGAGCCACGGCGCTGGCTAAGGTTTTCCAA AACATGGGCACACTAGAAGAGCTAGCGATGCCTCAGAACGGCATCTACCACGTGGGCGTCGCGGCGCTGTCCGACGCCTTCCGACACAACCCGAACCTCGCCCGGTTGAACCTTAACGACAACACCGTCGCTGCTAGAGGCGCCCAGGCTATCGCTGCTGCTCTACCCAA ACTGAAAAACTTGAAGTGTATCAACTTTGGTGACTGTCTGCTCAAAAGTAAAGGAGCTTTGGCGTTGGCGAAGGCATTCAAAGAGAATTCATTACTTTTAGAG TCTCTAGATCTCAGTCACAACGAGATAGGACGTGAGGCTTGCATGGAAATAGTGGACGCCGTCACAGCGCTACCCGACAGCGCGGACAGGCTCAGCAGAGTTGTTCTAGCCG GTAACAGTCTCGGCGGAGCAAACAACAAGAAGATAATGAGAGACAAATTGGGTGCTTCCGCTGAATTGAGCGACGGGGAAGGCAGTGACGATGAAT ACGTAACAGATTCAGAAGAAGAGAACTCCAAttcagaagaagaagaagatgatGAGTCACAGAATTCAGAAGACAGTGCTACAGAGGACGCTCAGCATGACACACTCACCAACTTTGCGGATACCATCGCACTGGACACATCAG gtgTACAAGAAATAGAGACGGATGTAGGAAGGTTTTTAGCACAGCCTACATTAGAAAACTTAGAAAAGCTAGGACCAAATGCTGCCGATGTTATTGATGTACATTTACAG TCAATAAAAGAACCCGCAGCCATGATACAAGCGTACGTCGACGCGACATTCTGCGTCGCCGGCCTATCTGAGAACGCGACCGCATCACAAATAGCCGAGCAATTGTTCCCTATATTAATCTCCCGGGCTACAAGAGCCCCGGCCAGCGCGTGGCTACTAGCCAATTCGTTTCTGACAGCACTGGCGCTTATCAAG TCTGAAGAGAAACCTCAACGCCTGAAATGGTCTCTCCCTCCATGCTACCGCTTCGTATCACGACAGCTGCTCAGCCCGCACGTGCCGCCCGCCCTGCGCGACACGCTGCGCTTCTTCGCGCACTCCAAGCGCGGCGCAGCACCGCTCGCCGACATGCTGTGTCAGTAG